A stretch of Comamonadaceae bacterium M7527 DNA encodes these proteins:
- a CDS encoding rhodanese-like domain-containing protein, producing MLIPTVARAACLTAALLCVPAWAQSEAATEVMADYMAFAEYGGGTIFAEQIPADQYAKTFIIDARDAKQFEASHIPGAVNMEWREVLARRSEIPKDQMVLIYCNTGSLSAQAGFALRVAGWSNLRILQGGYQEWLAKGGMQANALAAGKTPSH from the coding sequence ATGCTGATACCGACCGTCGCCCGCGCTGCCTGCTTGACCGCAGCACTACTGTGTGTGCCCGCCTGGGCGCAGTCTGAAGCAGCAACCGAAGTCATGGCCGACTACATGGCCTTTGCCGAATATGGTGGCGGCACTATTTTTGCCGAGCAAATACCTGCCGACCAATACGCCAAGACCTTCATCATTGACGCGCGGGACGCCAAGCAGTTTGAGGCCTCGCACATACCCGGCGCCGTCAACATGGAATGGCGTGAAGTATTGGCCAGGCGCAGCGAGATACCCAAAGACCAGATGGTGCTGATTTACTGCAACACAGGCTCTCTGTCGGCACAGGCAGGCTTTGCTTTGCGCGTGGCGGGTTGGAGCAATTTGCGCATTTTGCAAGGTGGCTACCAGGAGTGGCTGGCCAAAGGCGGCATGCAAGCCAATGCACTGGCAGCGGGCAAGACGCCAAGCCATTAG
- a CDS encoding acyl-CoA dehydrogenase family protein, with protein MDLAFTPEEQAFRQEVRTWVEANLPKDLAAKVHGAQRLSRDDMQRWAQILGKKGWLGYGWPTQFGGPGWSAIQKHLFEEECAMAGAPRIVPFGPVMVAPVIMAFGNDEQQKRFLPGIASGDVWWSQGYSEPGAGSDLASVKTTAVREGDHYIVNGQKTWTTLGQFGDWIFCLVRTDHSGKPQTGISFLLIDMKSPGVSVRPIKLLDGECEVNEVWFDNVKVPANNLVGEENKGWNYAKYLLAHERTNIADVNRAKRELERLKRIAKAEGVYDDHRFRDQIALLEVDIVALEMMVLRVLSAETSGKSSLDIAGLLKIRGSEIQQRYSELMMLAAGPSSLPFIAEAMEAGWQGDAALGLSQFPGGDTSNAPLASTYFNMRKTTIYGGSNEVQRNIVAQTVFG; from the coding sequence ATGGACTTAGCCTTTACACCCGAGGAACAAGCCTTTAGGCAAGAGGTGCGCACTTGGGTTGAAGCCAACCTGCCCAAAGACCTAGCTGCCAAAGTGCACGGTGCACAGCGCCTAAGCCGTGACGATATGCAACGTTGGGCTCAAATTCTGGGCAAAAAAGGCTGGCTGGGTTACGGGTGGCCTACGCAGTTTGGCGGGCCGGGCTGGAGCGCCATACAAAAACACTTGTTCGAAGAAGAATGCGCCATGGCCGGCGCGCCGCGCATAGTGCCCTTTGGCCCGGTCATGGTGGCACCCGTGATCATGGCCTTTGGCAACGACGAGCAGCAAAAGCGGTTTTTGCCGGGCATTGCCAGCGGCGACGTTTGGTGGAGCCAGGGCTACAGTGAGCCCGGTGCCGGCTCTGACCTGGCCTCGGTCAAAACCACAGCGGTGCGAGAGGGCGACCACTACATCGTCAACGGCCAAAAAACATGGACGACCTTGGGCCAGTTTGGTGATTGGATTTTTTGCCTGGTACGCACCGATCACTCGGGCAAGCCACAAACGGGCATCAGCTTTTTGCTCATAGACATGAAGTCACCAGGCGTGTCTGTGCGTCCTATCAAATTGTTGGATGGCGAGTGCGAAGTCAACGAAGTGTGGTTTGACAACGTGAAAGTGCCCGCCAACAACCTGGTGGGCGAAGAGAACAAAGGCTGGAACTACGCCAAGTATTTGCTGGCACACGAGCGCACCAATATTGCAGACGTAAACCGCGCCAAGCGCGAGTTGGAGCGCCTAAAGCGCATTGCCAAAGCCGAGGGCGTGTACGACGACCACCGGTTCAGAGACCAAATTGCTTTGCTGGAAGTCGACATCGTGGCCTTGGAGATGATGGTGCTGCGTGTGCTGTCTGCCGAGACGTCAGGCAAGAGCTCTCTGGATATTGCGGGCCTGCTCAAAATTCGCGGCAGCGAAATCCAGCAACGCTACTCAGAACTGATGATGCTGGCCGCTGGGCCTTCATCGCTGCCCTTTATTGCCGAGGCCATGGAAGCAGGCTGGCAGGGCGACGCCGCGCTGGGCTTGTCGCAGTTCCCCGGCGGCGACACCTCTAACGCGCCACTGGCCAGCACCTACTTCAACATGCGCAAGACCACCATATACGGCGGCAGCAACGAAGTTCAACGCAATATTGTTGCTCAAACCGTGTTCGGTTAA
- a CDS encoding acyl-CoA dehydrogenase family protein, whose translation MDFNFSDEQVQLGDAIGRWADKAYTFDRRTGIVQSGGFSKEAYQEMAELGLTGLVTSSDFDGMDMGATECMIALEKMGNALVLEPVAHTWIASLLLQHMATQDLQTAWLPKLASGEAFVALATTEKRARYKLDVCAATASNNTITGVKHVVAGAAQADALLVNAMQGDSQALYLVDAKATGVRIESYTTQDGANAADVYFDKAQATLVTANGLEAVQLMRDVGIAYLCAEGVGIMEKTLAMTVDYMNTRKQFGVEIAKFQALRHRAADVKMALELARSMSYYATLKLEAPAPERTVAMARAKVQLGNSMRFVGQQCVQLHGGIGVTDEYAVSHYFKRLTQMEMTCGDTMHHLGEVSSRMQDSAGVFA comes from the coding sequence ATGGATTTCAATTTTTCAGACGAGCAAGTGCAGTTGGGCGACGCCATAGGCCGTTGGGCAGACAAGGCCTACACCTTTGATCGGCGCACTGGCATTGTGCAAAGCGGTGGTTTTTCAAAAGAGGCTTACCAGGAAATGGCAGAACTGGGCTTGACAGGCCTGGTCACCAGCTCGGACTTTGACGGCATGGACATGGGCGCCACCGAGTGCATGATTGCGCTTGAAAAAATGGGCAATGCCTTGGTGCTGGAGCCGGTTGCGCACACCTGGATTGCAAGCCTTTTGTTGCAACATATGGCCACTCAGGACTTGCAGACCGCTTGGTTGCCAAAGCTGGCCAGCGGTGAGGCGTTTGTGGCGCTTGCCACTACAGAAAAGCGCGCCCGTTACAAGCTGGATGTCTGTGCGGCCACCGCCAGCAACAACACCATTACAGGTGTCAAGCATGTGGTCGCAGGTGCTGCGCAGGCCGATGCGCTGTTGGTCAACGCCATGCAAGGCGATAGCCAAGCGCTTTATCTGGTAGATGCCAAAGCCACAGGCGTGCGCATTGAGTCTTACACCACGCAAGACGGCGCAAATGCGGCAGACGTGTACTTTGACAAGGCACAGGCAACGCTGGTCACGGCCAATGGCCTGGAGGCCGTGCAGCTCATGCGCGATGTGGGCATTGCCTACCTGTGCGCCGAGGGCGTAGGCATCATGGAAAAGACACTGGCCATGACCGTGGACTACATGAATACGCGCAAGCAGTTTGGCGTTGAAATTGCAAAGTTTCAAGCGCTGCGCCACCGCGCCGCAGACGTGAAAATGGCCTTGGAGCTGGCCCGCTCCATGAGCTACTACGCCACACTCAAGTTGGAAGCACCTGCGCCTGAACGCACAGTGGCTATGGCCAGGGCCAAAGTGCAGCTGGGCAACAGCATGCGCTTTGTCGGCCAGCAATGCGTGCAGTTGCACGGCGGCATTGGCGTGACAGACGAGTATGCCGTCAGCCACTACTTCAAGCGGCTCACGCAAATGGAAATGACTTGTGGCGACACCATGCACCACCTGGGTGAGGTGAGTAGCCGCATGCAAGACAGCGCGGGCGTGTTTGCTTGA
- a CDS encoding glutamine synthetase family protein — translation MNSTTNDQLLQSVERVECVLGDFTSLARGKTVGKADFLAAKGCRMSSAVLGVTLTTGVPDDVMGPIVPNNFTDLHMLADMHTLRRRHGPAGQTQATVICDSAGHLHTTASGETISAADLSPRAALKKVLARLDAAGLQATVAPELEFFLLSRSPAGSTQPVVAASPWPGAPVVEVFTECNSVERAAGFDAFFADLYAGCNTLGIPATGHAHEASFSQFEVNFAPGPVLAQADAVFRFKRLVREIAAQHGFIGSFAPKPIDEDPGCGMHWHISLQHTDGRAWPHLFAEQGGQDTPQLAHFMAGMQRQTHAAMAIFAPYDMSFDRINNNDANPTHASIGQEDRGVALRVPGSAAAARRVENRLPGGDANPYLTLAAMLGAGLDGLQQAMQPIANSAVAQLRLPASLPQALDALAASADMRRHLGTHLVDAYVGIKRHEHAERAALPNPRLDWDFLHLLHLA, via the coding sequence ATGAACTCAACCACCAACGACCAACTGTTGCAAAGCGTTGAGCGGGTGGAGTGTGTGCTCGGCGACTTCACCTCGCTGGCCCGCGGCAAAACCGTTGGCAAGGCTGATTTTTTGGCGGCCAAGGGCTGTCGCATGTCCAGTGCCGTGCTGGGTGTCACACTGACCACGGGCGTGCCCGATGACGTGATGGGGCCCATAGTGCCCAACAACTTCACCGACTTGCACATGCTGGCGGACATGCACACGCTCAGGCGCCGCCACGGCCCGGCAGGCCAGACGCAGGCCACTGTTATTTGCGACAGCGCAGGCCACCTGCACACCACCGCCAGCGGCGAGACCATATCGGCCGCCGACTTGTCACCTCGCGCCGCACTGAAAAAGGTATTGGCCAGGCTTGATGCTGCAGGCTTGCAAGCCACGGTGGCGCCAGAGCTGGAGTTTTTCTTGCTCAGCCGCAGCCCTGCTGGCAGCACCCAACCTGTTGTTGCGGCATCGCCATGGCCTGGCGCGCCAGTGGTAGAGGTGTTTACGGAATGCAACAGCGTTGAGCGCGCCGCTGGCTTTGACGCTTTTTTTGCAGACTTGTACGCGGGCTGCAACACCTTGGGCATTCCTGCCACTGGTCACGCACACGAGGCATCGTTCAGCCAGTTTGAAGTCAACTTTGCGCCAGGGCCGGTGTTGGCCCAGGCAGATGCTGTATTTCGCTTCAAACGGCTTGTTCGTGAGATTGCGGCTCAACATGGCTTTATTGGCAGCTTTGCACCCAAGCCCATAGATGAAGACCCGGGCTGCGGTATGCATTGGCACATCAGCTTGCAGCACACAGACGGCCGGGCATGGCCTCATTTGTTTGCGGAACAAGGCGGCCAGGACACACCGCAGCTTGCGCACTTTATGGCCGGCATGCAGCGTCAAACCCATGCCGCTATGGCGATTTTCGCCCCTTACGACATGTCGTTTGATCGCATCAACAACAACGACGCCAATCCCACTCACGCCAGCATTGGCCAAGAGGACAGGGGTGTGGCATTGCGCGTACCAGGCAGCGCCGCCGCAGCCAGGCGCGTAGAAAACCGCTTGCCCGGTGGTGACGCCAACCCTTACCTGACACTGGCGGCCATGTTGGGTGCGGGCCTGGACGGCCTACAGCAAGCCATGCAGCCCATAGCCAACAGCGCGGTGGCGCAACTGCGCTTGCCCGCCTCGCTGCCGCAAGCCCTGGATGCCTTGGCGGCCAGCGCCGACATGCGACGCCACTTGGGCACACATTTGGTGGATGCCTACGTCGGCATCAAGCGCCACGAGCACGCCGAGCGCGCCGCATTGCCCAACCCACGGCTGGATTGGGACTTTTTGCACTTATTGCATTTGGCCTAA
- a CDS encoding group II truncated hemoglobin yields the protein MQIQTPPPNNDSGQPATPFEWIGGEANVQAMVTRFYDLMDLEPAYAALRASHGDNLDNARTRLFYFLCGWLGGPSYYTDRFGHPMLRARHLPFSIGIQERDEWVACMRQAMIETNVPPPLRERLEQSFFQTADHMRNR from the coding sequence ATGCAGATACAAACGCCACCACCCAATAACGACTCTGGCCAACCCGCTACGCCATTCGAATGGATAGGCGGCGAGGCCAACGTGCAAGCCATGGTCACTCGGTTTTACGACTTGATGGACTTAGAGCCCGCTTATGCAGCGCTGCGTGCCTCGCACGGCGACAACCTAGACAATGCGCGCACGCGTTTGTTTTACTTTTTGTGTGGTTGGTTGGGCGGGCCTAGTTACTACACAGACCGCTTTGGCCACCCCATGTTGCGTGCTAGGCACCTACCGTTTTCTATTGGCATTCAGGAGCGTGACGAATGGGTGGCCTGCATGCGTCAGGCCATGATTGAGACGAATGTGCCGCCACCGCTGCGCGAGCGCCTAGAGCAGTCGTTTTTTCAAACGGCTGACCACATGCGTAACCGTTAA
- a CDS encoding Smr/MutS family protein, with protein MKARALSDLKAMQHLLRDQARAAAQAQAEQALAQEQLRRERHLFELTVGDVRPIKDAGRASHPPVPVEPTPKQRDSDNATVMSAALSDDFDVTSLLQTDDALSYRRSGIGDDVMRKLRGGHWALQGQIDLHGLRSDQAREALAAFLRKAVANGWRCVRVIHGKGLGSVGKTPVLKIKTQRWLVQKKEVLAFVQARGCDGGAGALMVLLQNS; from the coding sequence ATGAAAGCGCGCGCCCTATCAGACCTAAAAGCCATGCAGCATTTATTGCGTGACCAAGCCCGCGCAGCGGCTCAGGCGCAGGCTGAGCAAGCCCTGGCCCAAGAGCAACTCAGGCGTGAGCGGCATTTGTTTGAATTAACCGTAGGTGACGTGCGCCCCATCAAAGACGCAGGGCGTGCCAGCCACCCCCCTGTGCCGGTAGAGCCCACGCCCAAGCAACGCGACTCCGATAACGCCACAGTCATGAGCGCGGCTTTGTCTGATGACTTTGACGTGACCAGCTTGCTACAAACCGATGACGCCCTGAGCTACCGACGCAGCGGCATAGGCGACGACGTGATGCGCAAGCTGCGCGGTGGCCACTGGGCGCTACAAGGCCAAATTGATTTACACGGCCTGCGCAGCGACCAAGCGCGCGAAGCCTTGGCTGCATTTCTGCGCAAAGCCGTGGCCAACGGCTGGCGCTGCGTACGCGTGATTCATGGCAAGGGCTTGGGCTCTGTGGGCAAAACACCAGTGCTCAAAATCAAAACCCAGCGCTGGTTGGTGCAGAAAAAAGAGGTGCTGGCCTTTGTGCAGGCCAGAGGCTGCGACGGCGGCGCAGGCGCACTGATGGTGCTGCTGCAAAACTCTTAA
- the radC gene encoding DNA repair protein RadC: MQTTWPNETRPREKLHHMGAASLSDTELLALLLRTGTSQQHVLDLASAVLAQLGGLAGLLSATPKQLSTVKGLGPAKQAELCAVAELAKRATAQHLQDKPAFTQPHMVKHYLQLHLAHQPAEHFAVLFLDTAHHLLALETLFQGTINQTSVYPREVLVRALQHGAAAVILAHNHPSGCAEPSPADIHLTHTLREALRVVDVRVLDHMVVTQGKVYSMAEQGLL; encoded by the coding sequence ATGCAAACCACTTGGCCCAACGAAACCCGACCCCGAGAAAAACTGCACCACATGGGCGCGGCGTCCTTGTCAGACACGGAGTTGTTGGCGCTGCTGCTGCGCACAGGCACAAGCCAGCAACACGTGCTGGACTTGGCCAGCGCGGTACTCGCTCAATTGGGCGGCTTGGCCGGCTTGCTCAGCGCCACACCCAAGCAGCTCAGCACCGTAAAAGGCTTGGGCCCTGCCAAACAAGCCGAGTTGTGTGCCGTCGCAGAACTGGCCAAACGCGCCACTGCCCAGCACCTGCAAGACAAACCTGCATTCACACAGCCGCACATGGTGAAGCACTACTTGCAACTGCACCTGGCCCACCAGCCTGCCGAACACTTTGCCGTGTTGTTTCTGGATACAGCACACCATTTGCTGGCACTTGAAACCTTGTTTCAAGGCACCATCAACCAAACCAGTGTCTACCCCAGAGAAGTCTTGGTGCGCGCTTTGCAACATGGGGCCGCCGCTGTCATATTGGCGCACAACCACCCCAGCGGCTGCGCCGAGCCCTCTCCAGCCGACATACACCTCACGCACACCCTGCGAGAAGCCCTGCGCGTGGTGGACGTACGCGTGCTGGACCACATGGTGGTCACACAGGGCAAGGTGTACTCCATGGCCGAGCAAGGGCTACTGTAG
- a CDS encoding FKBP-type peptidyl-prolyl cis-trans isomerase, producing MSTPIVEQGSFLTLHYRMCGVDGQDIISTFGGPPATLSVGGGQLSPAIEQHLLGLAEGTRTTLQLPEGDAFGPRNPELVQWVARAMLNELGDPLETYAPGVVVQFPTPDGTGQYAGAVVQVKDDGSAVQFDFNHPLAGQAVSFEVDLIGVL from the coding sequence ATGTCCACACCTATTGTTGAGCAAGGCTCTTTTTTAACGCTGCACTACCGCATGTGCGGTGTAGATGGCCAAGACATCATCAGCACCTTTGGCGGCCCGCCCGCCACGCTTAGCGTGGGTGGTGGCCAGTTGTCGCCTGCCATTGAGCAGCATTTGCTGGGGCTGGCTGAGGGCACGCGTACCACGCTGCAGCTGCCTGAGGGCGATGCCTTTGGCCCACGCAACCCTGAGTTGGTGCAGTGGGTGGCGCGCGCCATGTTGAACGAGCTGGGTGACCCGCTTGAGACCTATGCGCCTGGTGTGGTGGTCCAGTTTCCAACGCCTGACGGCACTGGCCAATATGCCGGTGCGGTGGTGCAAGTGAAAGACGATGGTTCTGCGGTGCAGTTTGACTTCAACCACCCCTTGGCAGGCCAGGCGGTGAGCTTTGAGGTGGATTTGATTGGGGTGTTGTGA
- the ispH gene encoding 4-hydroxy-3-methylbut-2-enyl diphosphate reductase: protein MTDSTDSGALAGAAVSTAVLLAQPRGFCAGVDRAIDIVERAITKFGAPIYVRHEIVHNTYVVNDLKAKGAIFIEDLADVPPGATLVFSAHGVSKAVQDEAQQRGFSIFDATCPLVSKVHVEVAKLAKEGYEFLMIGHKGHPEVEGTMGQLSSGIHLVEDEADVLRVQPAQTDKLAVVTQTTLSVDDAASIMRAIKTRFPQVREPKQQDICYATQNRQDAVKVMASKVDVVIVVGSPTSSNSNRLRELAQRLGTPSYMVDDPADLDPEWVRGSTRVGLTAGASAPEVLVQEVIARLKKLGAVTVQTMDGEDETIQFPLPKGLRLDA, encoded by the coding sequence ATGACAGATTCGACCGATTCAGGCGCTTTAGCGGGTGCTGCAGTGAGCACAGCGGTATTGCTGGCTCAACCACGCGGCTTTTGTGCAGGCGTTGACCGCGCCATAGACATTGTTGAGCGCGCCATCACCAAGTTTGGGGCGCCCATTTATGTGCGGCACGAAATTGTGCACAACACCTATGTGGTGAACGACCTGAAAGCCAAGGGCGCCATTTTTATTGAAGACCTGGCCGATGTGCCGCCGGGCGCGACCCTGGTGTTTTCAGCACACGGGGTGAGCAAGGCTGTGCAAGACGAGGCGCAGCAGCGCGGCTTTTCCATTTTTGACGCCACCTGCCCACTGGTGAGCAAGGTGCACGTAGAGGTGGCCAAGTTGGCCAAAGAGGGCTACGAGTTTTTAATGATTGGCCACAAGGGTCATCCTGAGGTGGAAGGCACCATGGGCCAGCTCAGCAGCGGCATACATTTGGTGGAGGACGAGGCCGATGTGTTGCGCGTGCAGCCCGCACAAACCGACAAGCTGGCGGTGGTGACCCAAACCACGTTGAGCGTAGACGACGCAGCCAGCATCATGCGCGCCATCAAGACGCGTTTTCCGCAGGTGCGTGAGCCCAAGCAGCAAGACATTTGTTACGCCACACAAAACCGCCAGGATGCGGTCAAGGTAATGGCCAGCAAAGTGGATGTGGTGATTGTGGTGGGCAGCCCCACCAGCTCCAATAGCAACCGCTTGCGCGAGTTGGCCCAGCGTCTGGGCACGCCTTCCTATATGGTGGACGACCCTGCAGACCTGGACCCCGAATGGGTGCGCGGCAGCACGCGTGTTGGCTTGACCGCAGGTGCGTCTGCGCCAGAGGTGTTGGTGCAAGAGGTGATTGCGCGTTTGAAAAAACTAGGCGCAGTGACGGTGCAAACCATGGACGGCGAGGATGAAACCATACAGTTTCCGCTGCCCAAAGGCTTGCGCCTGGATGCCTGA
- the mpl gene encoding UDP-N-acetylmuramate:L-alanyl-gamma-D-glutamyl-meso-diaminopimelate ligase — translation MHIHILGICGTFMGGLAALAREAGHRVTGCDAGVYPPMSDQLRALGIDLIEGFGAEQLDLKPDLYVVGNVVSRARLANGLPKFALMEAILEQGLPYTSGPQWLSEHVLNGRHVLAVAGTHGKTTTTAMLAWILQANHKEPGFLIGGVPLNFGVSARLGAPGAPGQRPLFVIEADEYDTAFFDKRSKFVHYKPRTAILNNLEFDHADIFDNLAAIERQFAHLLRTIAPSGLVVSEANNAALQRVADQGIYCAHTQFGSGADWQASGPAHDFDVLHKGQVVGHVKWAVSGQHNQSNALASIAAAAHVGVAPAQACSALADFHNVRRRMELRGTVGEGANAIAVIDDFAHHPTAIRTTVDGLRDLLNAQGHNSARILAVFEPRSNTMKLGAMKDQLPQSLSNADMAFCHTAGLSWDAAAALSPIGQRAMCTDNLDVLVAMVTQAAQAGDRIVCMSNGGFGGVHDKLLSALKAKYA, via the coding sequence ATGCACATTCATATCTTGGGTATTTGCGGCACATTCATGGGCGGCTTGGCCGCGCTGGCACGCGAGGCTGGTCACCGCGTGACGGGTTGCGACGCTGGTGTCTACCCGCCCATGAGCGACCAACTGCGTGCGCTGGGCATAGACCTCATTGAAGGCTTTGGCGCCGAGCAGCTAGACCTCAAGCCTGACTTGTACGTGGTGGGCAACGTGGTCTCGCGCGCCAGACTGGCCAACGGCTTGCCCAAGTTTGCGCTCATGGAGGCCATATTGGAGCAAGGCCTGCCCTACACCAGCGGGCCGCAGTGGCTCAGCGAGCACGTGCTCAATGGGCGACATGTGCTGGCAGTGGCTGGTACCCACGGCAAAACCACAACCACCGCCATGCTGGCGTGGATACTGCAAGCCAATCACAAAGAGCCAGGCTTTCTCATTGGTGGCGTGCCACTGAACTTTGGTGTGTCGGCTCGTTTGGGTGCACCTGGTGCGCCTGGTCAGCGCCCGCTGTTTGTCATAGAGGCAGACGAGTACGACACGGCCTTTTTTGACAAACGCAGCAAGTTTGTGCACTACAAGCCACGAACAGCCATACTCAACAACCTGGAGTTTGACCACGCCGACATCTTTGACAACCTGGCCGCGATTGAGCGCCAGTTTGCCCACTTGCTGCGCACCATTGCCCCAAGCGGTCTGGTGGTGAGCGAGGCCAACAATGCCGCCCTGCAACGCGTGGCAGATCAAGGCATTTACTGTGCGCACACGCAGTTTGGCTCAGGGGCCGACTGGCAAGCCAGTGGCCCTGCACACGACTTTGACGTGCTGCACAAAGGCCAAGTCGTAGGCCACGTCAAATGGGCTGTAAGCGGCCAGCACAACCAAAGCAACGCCTTGGCCAGCATTGCCGCTGCCGCGCATGTGGGCGTCGCGCCTGCCCAGGCTTGCAGCGCACTGGCTGACTTTCACAATGTGCGCAGACGCATGGAGCTGCGCGGCACCGTTGGCGAAGGCGCCAATGCCATAGCGGTGATTGACGACTTTGCCCACCATCCCACCGCCATACGCACCACGGTAGACGGCTTGCGCGACCTGCTAAACGCCCAAGGTCATAACAGTGCGCGCATATTGGCCGTATTTGAACCGCGCAGCAACACCATGAAGCTTGGCGCCATGAAAGACCAACTCCCCCAAAGTTTGTCCAACGCCGACATGGCCTTTTGCCATACCGCTGGTCTGAGCTGGGATGCAGCCGCCGCCTTGTCACCCATTGGGCAACGCGCAATGTGCACAGACAACCTGGATGTCCTGGTTGCCATGGTCACCCAGGCGGCCCAGGCAGGCGACCGCATTGTGTGCATGAGCAATGGCGGCTTTGGCGGTGTGCATGACAAGCTGCTCAGCGCACTCAAAGCCAAATACGCATAA
- a CDS encoding PepSY domain-containing protein, producing MKQNAVIKYSIAAGLLAEITRGGCYRVEGWDKEKRRVKQYYNAQTGELVRSRMDRDWDDDRYDDGYGDGRRYQGYMGRWHDGMMRRDDMR from the coding sequence ATGAAACAAAATGCAGTTATTAAGTATTCAATCGCAGCCGGCCTTCTGGCTGAAATCACCCGCGGCGGCTGCTACCGGGTTGAGGGCTGGGACAAGGAAAAACGCCGTGTCAAGCAGTACTACAACGCGCAGACCGGCGAACTGGTGCGCTCACGCATGGACCGCGACTGGGATGATGACCGTTACGACGATGGTTACGGTGACGGCCGCCGCTACCAGGGCTACATGGGGCGCTGGCACGACGGCATGATGCGCCGAGACGACATGCGGTAA
- a CDS encoding TlpA family protein disulfide reductase yields MSALTVVGAGGLGVGLGWQRFAPEPALPQAQRDFWASSVSQLNGADLPMSRYSGRALLVNFWATWCPPCIEELPLIERYFQQHRDTTAVLAIAVDNVAAVQQFLQRTPLAFDVGIAGMSGVALSKSLGNAGGGLPFSLMFNASGLITHQKTGKLDEQDLDQWFAAGNA; encoded by the coding sequence TTGAGTGCTTTGACGGTGGTTGGCGCGGGTGGCCTGGGGGTGGGGCTGGGCTGGCAGCGATTTGCACCCGAGCCCGCACTGCCGCAGGCACAGAGAGACTTCTGGGCCAGTAGCGTGAGCCAGCTCAACGGCGCGGATTTGCCCATGAGTCGCTACAGCGGGCGTGCGTTGCTGGTCAATTTTTGGGCCACCTGGTGTCCGCCCTGTATTGAAGAATTGCCGCTAATTGAGCGTTATTTTCAGCAACACCGCGATACCACCGCCGTTCTGGCGATTGCGGTAGACAACGTGGCTGCCGTACAGCAGTTTTTACAGCGCACGCCTTTGGCTTTTGATGTAGGCATTGCGGGCATGTCTGGCGTGGCCTTGTCAAAAAGCCTGGGTAATGCAGGTGGTGGCTTGCCTTTTTCGCTTATGTTCAATGCATCAGGGCTTATCACCCATCAAAAAACTGGAAAATTAGACGAGCAGGACCTGGACCAATGGTTTGCTGCTGGTAATGCGTGA
- the accB gene encoding acetyl-CoA carboxylase biotin carboxyl carrier protein: MDLRKLKTLIDLVSESNVSELEITEAEGKVRIVKSEPQAAAVAQVVAAPVVQQAAPAPVAAAPAVAAPAAPAPETGHSVKSPMVGTFYRAASPGAEPFVGVGTQVKVGQRLCIVEAMKILNEIECDHAGTITKVLVEDGQAVEYGQPLFVIE; encoded by the coding sequence ATGGATTTGCGCAAACTCAAAACCTTGATTGACCTGGTCTCAGAGTCCAACGTCTCAGAGCTGGAGATTACAGAGGCTGAAGGCAAGGTGCGTATTGTGAAGAGCGAGCCTCAGGCCGCAGCGGTGGCGCAAGTCGTGGCCGCGCCTGTGGTGCAGCAAGCCGCACCCGCACCGGTAGCTGCTGCCCCCGCAGTGGCAGCGCCAGCAGCGCCCGCGCCTGAGACAGGGCACAGTGTGAAGTCGCCCATGGTGGGCACTTTTTACCGCGCGGCCAGCCCGGGTGCTGAGCCTTTTGTAGGCGTTGGCACACAGGTCAAGGTGGGACAGCGTCTGTGTATTGTGGAGGCCATGAAGATTTTGAACGAGATCGAGTGTGACCACGCTGGCACGATTACTAAAGTGTTGGTAGAGGATGGCCAAGCCGTGGAATACGGTCAACCCCTGTTTGTGATCGAGTAA